From Desulfovulcanus ferrireducens, one genomic window encodes:
- a CDS encoding class I SAM-dependent methyltransferase: MKCRHCHASLKQIFLDLAFAPPSNAYLQASDLRRPEFYYPLKVYVCSRCWLVQTEDWARPEELFRPDYAYFSSISSSWLAHASRYANMIIRRLGLGPESLVIEVGANDGYLLNSFVASGIPCLGIEPTEGTAATAEAQGVPILREFFGEALGKRLASERRPADLIIGNNVYAHVPDINDFTAGLKAALKPGGTITLEFPHLMRLIELTQFDTIYHEHFSYLSLYTVCRIFSGAGLRILDVEELPTHGGSLRVYGCHEDDQREDSADVARVLAEEKKQGLRELCTYQGFQARTDRVKDDFLVFLIEQKRRGRLVVAYGAAAKGNTLLNYAGVKQDLLPYVCDAAPSKQGKFLPGSHIPILPPEALKEHKPDVLLILPWNIAQEVMQQNAFIREWDGKFVTAVPSLREM, translated from the coding sequence ATGAAGTGCCGCCACTGCCATGCGTCACTCAAGCAGATCTTTTTGGACCTGGCTTTTGCGCCACCCTCCAATGCGTATCTTCAGGCCAGCGACCTGAGGAGGCCGGAGTTTTACTACCCGCTCAAAGTTTACGTTTGTTCCCGGTGCTGGCTGGTTCAGACCGAAGACTGGGCCAGGCCCGAAGAGCTTTTCAGACCGGATTATGCCTATTTTTCGTCAATCTCGAGTAGCTGGCTGGCCCATGCCTCCCGCTATGCCAATATGATTATTCGCCGTCTGGGGTTGGGGCCCGAAAGCTTAGTCATCGAAGTGGGGGCAAACGACGGCTATCTGCTCAATAGTTTCGTGGCTTCAGGCATACCCTGTCTTGGCATCGAGCCAACAGAGGGCACTGCAGCAACTGCTGAAGCGCAAGGCGTACCTATACTCCGGGAATTCTTTGGCGAGGCCCTGGGCAAACGGCTTGCTTCGGAGAGAAGGCCGGCAGACCTGATTATCGGTAACAACGTGTATGCTCACGTTCCGGATATCAACGACTTTACCGCCGGCCTCAAAGCCGCGCTTAAACCAGGCGGCACCATCACCCTGGAATTCCCGCACCTTATGCGGCTTATCGAACTCACTCAGTTCGATACCATATACCACGAACATTTCTCGTATCTCTCGCTTTATACAGTCTGCCGTATTTTCTCCGGGGCCGGGTTACGGATCTTGGACGTGGAGGAGCTGCCCACGCACGGCGGCAGCCTGCGGGTGTACGGCTGTCATGAAGATGACCAGCGCGAAGATTCGGCCGACGTGGCAAGGGTTTTGGCCGAAGAGAAGAAACAGGGTCTCCGCGAGCTATGTACCTATCAGGGGTTCCAGGCCCGCACCGACCGCGTCAAGGACGATTTTTTGGTCTTCCTCATTGAGCAGAAACGTCGCGGCAGACTGGTTGTCGCTTACGGCGCTGCAGCCAAGGGCAACACCCTGCTCAACTATGCAGGCGTCAAGCAGGACCTTCTTCCCTACGTCTGCGATGCTGCTCCGTCCAAGCAGGGCAAGTTCCTTCCCGGGAGCCATATTCCAATCCTGCCGCCTGAAGCCCTAAAGGAGCACAAACCGGATGTCCTGCTCATTCTGCCCTGGAATATAGCGCAAGAGGTCATGCAACAGAATGCCTTCATTCGCGAGTGGGATGGAAAGTTTGTGACGGCGGTGCCGAGTTTGAGAGAGATGTAA
- a CDS encoding NAD-dependent epimerase/dehydratase family protein: MKIVVTGATGFVGRHLVPELLAHGHSVLAVAKDMERGKSMPWFEQVEFISMDLHDPLLEPESFLRVPDALVHLAWPGLPNYKDLFHYEQNLPAAYRFIKKMVAAGVQQVLVTGTCFEYGMQSGPLSEDLPTLPETSYGLAKDTLRKFLQELQKDYPFTLQWVRLFYMYGEGQNPNSLLAQLAHAIEQGHEVFNMSSGEQLRDYLPVEEVVRRLALLVEEPDINGIINCCSGKPISVRRLVEESVKKRKSSIRLNLGYYPYPDYEPMAFWGDAPKLNTLLEKA, encoded by the coding sequence ATGAAAATCGTGGTTACTGGAGCAACAGGATTTGTCGGCCGGCATCTTGTTCCGGAGTTGCTGGCTCATGGGCATAGCGTATTGGCCGTGGCCAAAGATATGGAAAGGGGGAAATCGATGCCATGGTTTGAGCAGGTAGAGTTTATCTCAATGGATTTGCATGATCCATTGCTTGAGCCAGAGAGCTTCTTGAGGGTTCCAGATGCTCTTGTCCACTTAGCCTGGCCAGGGTTACCCAACTATAAAGACCTCTTTCACTACGAGCAGAACCTGCCGGCAGCGTATCGTTTTATCAAAAAGATGGTAGCCGCCGGGGTCCAACAGGTTCTGGTAACCGGAACCTGTTTTGAATACGGCATGCAAAGTGGACCGCTATCCGAGGATTTGCCAACTCTGCCGGAAACTTCATACGGATTAGCGAAGGACACATTGCGCAAGTTCCTTCAAGAATTGCAAAAAGATTATCCGTTTACTCTACAGTGGGTTCGGCTATTTTACATGTATGGTGAGGGTCAAAATCCAAATAGCCTGTTGGCGCAACTGGCTCATGCCATTGAGCAAGGCCACGAGGTCTTCAATATGTCCAGTGGCGAGCAGTTGCGTGACTATCTACCTGTGGAAGAAGTTGTCAGACGTTTGGCTCTTCTTGTAGAAGAGCCAGACATTAATGGGATTATTAATTGTTGTAGCGGGAAACCCATTTCCGTTCGCAGGTTGGTTGAAGAAAGTGTCAAGAAAAGAAAATCAAGCATCAGGCTTAATTTGGGTTATTATCCTTACCCTGATTACGAACCGATGGCCTTCTGGGGCGATGCCCCAAAACTCAACACTCTTTTGGAAAAGGCATGA
- a CDS encoding cephalosporin hydroxylase family protein, whose product MADDPIQLFFEEWRQQVLSYAGSDLQKAADTFMQASVQPKYSYNFSWLGRPIIQYPQDIIAMQEIIWRVKPDLIIETGIAHGGSLIFHSSMLELNANCGGPEDAQVIGIDIEIRPHNRKAIEAHPMFRRISMIEGSSTDKGTVNQVYDFAKSKKNILVCLDSMHTHDHVLKELELYSRLVTKGSYLVVFDTIIEDMPAGFFPDRPWDKDNNPKIAVWEFLETNNRFEIDKEIENKLLITVAPDGYLRCIKD is encoded by the coding sequence ATGGCGGACGATCCAATCCAACTCTTTTTTGAAGAATGGCGGCAACAAGTGCTTTCATATGCTGGCAGCGATCTACAAAAGGCAGCTGACACATTTATGCAAGCCAGCGTGCAGCCAAAATATTCCTACAACTTTTCTTGGCTTGGTCGCCCGATTATCCAATACCCTCAAGACATCATTGCCATGCAGGAAATTATCTGGCGGGTAAAGCCGGATTTGATTATTGAAACAGGCATTGCCCACGGCGGATCGTTGATTTTCCATTCATCCATGCTGGAACTGAACGCGAACTGTGGCGGCCCCGAGGATGCGCAAGTGATTGGCATAGACATTGAAATCCGTCCGCACAATCGCAAGGCCATTGAGGCGCACCCCATGTTCCGGCGGATTTCAATGATTGAGGGATCGTCAACTGACAAAGGGACTGTCAATCAAGTGTATGATTTTGCAAAAAGCAAAAAAAATATTCTAGTCTGTCTGGACTCCATGCACACACACGACCATGTGCTCAAAGAGCTTGAGTTGTATTCCCGCCTGGTGACAAAAGGAAGCTACCTTGTCGTTTTTGATACCATCATCGAAGACATGCCTGCCGGTTTCTTCCCCGACCGCCCTTGGGACAAAGACAATAACCCCAAAATCGCTGTCTGGGAATTTTTGGAAACCAATAATCGCTTCGAAATCGATAAGGAGATTGAGAATAAATTACTCATTACTGTGGCTCCAGATGGCTATCTGAGATGTATAAAAGATTAA
- a CDS encoding glycosyltransferase family A protein — protein sequence MLDKLLVSIGMPVYNGERYIRRALDSLLAQDYKNFELIISDNASEDATQEICLDCAATDRRIRFYRNEKNMGAVWNFNRVFKLSNGKYFMWAGDHDLWDKTFISQCVEILEREPSVVLCYSQALWMDLNGKLLETIPTRLDTRGLDWISRFHVVLWGIGYAYQIYGLIRSSALSQTYLHRNTIGADVILLSELSLLGEFAYVPEPLFHVRKLADFGSWNKLVEKLFVNKPLTRWAVYSLIWRRFYKQVRIAVRHSNTLLARIVLMLSISTWILAKYRGRIRGLLKASRK from the coding sequence ATGCTTGATAAGCTATTAGTCAGTATTGGTATGCCAGTCTATAATGGTGAACGATATATCAGACGGGCCTTGGATTCGTTGTTAGCGCAGGATTATAAGAATTTTGAGCTGATTATTTCGGATAACGCTTCAGAGGATGCAACTCAGGAGATCTGCCTAGATTGTGCGGCAACGGATAGGAGAATTCGGTTCTATCGGAATGAAAAGAATATGGGGGCGGTGTGGAACTTCAATCGGGTATTCAAGTTGTCAAATGGTAAGTATTTTATGTGGGCAGGAGATCATGACCTGTGGGATAAAACATTCATCAGCCAATGTGTAGAAATTTTGGAACGTGAGCCATCTGTTGTTCTGTGTTACTCACAGGCATTGTGGATGGATCTTAATGGTAAGCTGTTAGAAACCATACCTACACGTCTTGATACAAGGGGTTTGGATTGGATATCCCGGTTTCATGTTGTCCTTTGGGGCATTGGTTATGCTTACCAAATTTATGGTCTCATAAGATCAAGTGCATTAAGTCAGACATACCTTCATAGGAATACAATAGGGGCAGATGTCATTCTTCTGTCTGAGCTTTCCCTGTTAGGAGAATTTGCCTATGTGCCTGAGCCACTATTTCATGTTCGTAAGCTTGCGGACTTTGGAAGTTGGAATAAACTTGTTGAAAAGTTATTTGTAAATAAGCCTCTAACTAGATGGGCAGTCTATTCTTTAATTTGGCGACGATTTTATAAACAGGTACGTATTGCTGTAAGACATTCCAACACTCTACTTGCGAGAATTGTTTTGATGTTATCTATATCTACTTGGATACTTGCAAAATATCGTGGGAGAATACGCGGACTTTTGAAGGCATCGAGAAAGTGA
- a CDS encoding sulfotransferase domain-containing protein, with protein MEERMVNMNSYFRFKERLRGVKRKLEHGLLALLSPDLLFYIISHERSGTHFVINTILRNIYIRQGWHNIGEWFGSDDPTNRFAHIDEFNRKWEQTYKQAAIIKSHCERDLFEARYRRAKVIYVLRNPRDTLTSWFYYLNRVEFYQYNPQVPDHRCKSFSEFLRRPISSFLKHSYSLHADFSNVAERWASHVSGWLKVAGSEPDVLVVRYEELHRDYKPVLKEVASFLGLRLRLRTRPVSLNDASAILPRKGIIGDWLNVFSEADEAFLREAVEKAGIKWDRVIDNGG; from the coding sequence ATGGAAGAGAGAATGGTGAACATGAATTCATACTTTAGGTTTAAAGAGAGATTAAGGGGAGTAAAGCGAAAGTTGGAGCATGGGTTATTAGCGCTTTTATCGCCTGACCTTCTCTTCTATATCATTTCCCATGAGCGATCTGGAACTCATTTTGTGATCAACACCATTCTAAGAAATATATATATTAGACAAGGTTGGCATAATATCGGTGAATGGTTTGGCTCTGATGATCCTACGAACAGGTTTGCACACATTGATGAATTCAATCGCAAATGGGAGCAGACTTACAAACAAGCAGCGATTATTAAGAGTCACTGTGAACGGGATTTGTTCGAGGCCAGATACAGGAGAGCCAAAGTGATTTATGTGCTCCGTAATCCGAGGGACACATTGACATCATGGTTTTATTACCTAAATCGAGTTGAGTTTTACCAGTACAACCCACAAGTGCCTGATCACCGCTGCAAATCCTTTTCAGAATTCCTTCGAAGACCCATATCATCTTTCCTGAAGCACAGCTATTCGTTGCATGCCGATTTTTCTAATGTGGCGGAACGGTGGGCTTCTCATGTTAGTGGCTGGCTCAAAGTAGCCGGCTCTGAACCCGATGTATTAGTGGTGCGTTATGAAGAATTGCATAGGGACTACAAGCCCGTCTTGAAAGAGGTGGCAAGTTTTCTCGGATTGCGATTGAGATTGCGGACACGACCAGTAAGTTTAAATGATGCATCTGCTATCTTACCGCGCAAGGGTATCATAGGGGATTGGCTGAATGTGTTTTCGGAAGCCGATGAAGCATTCCTGCGGGAGGCGGTTGAAAAAGCAGGTATTAAGTGGGATAGGGTGATAGATAATGGTGGCTGA